One genomic region from Streptomyces sp. NBC_00457 encodes:
- a CDS encoding HEAT repeat domain-containing protein, which translates to MSELNELIENLANTHTGDDWGGGSSLRDSAITRLTEIGPDAVPVLVARLQQLLDDRADYLVRFAAAKAEFDAWRADYVGDQPTGLLELRGYRDPYELRQGLVEALRALGDQRAAPVLVAALRDQACVWYAARALRDIHAADPVDALMDGLVITVRNGRMTNEIAAVAIEYGVTPGQVIARFDTEETEQGRVNLLELLADLAAEREVPATAFLAAVDDDNEKVRWAAIRGLTHVAASPEIEATLLVMTLDQEESVRWRAISALRQTRGSGTSVGGYHNFPLTEDLVREAFLLQDERVDGRVRARLADLRDPMPVVRALYSLAADGDSRAGAALLSGTALFRLILTDETADEAKAAFDTVATPADVTRLEEFRAAQPKPQPKRRRWFRRR; encoded by the coding sequence GTGTCCGAGCTGAACGAGTTAATTGAGAACCTCGCCAACACGCACACTGGTGATGATTGGGGTGGCGGTTCGAGCCTGCGGGACAGCGCTATCACACGGCTGACGGAGATCGGACCGGACGCCGTGCCCGTGCTCGTGGCACGGCTGCAGCAGCTGCTCGACGACCGCGCCGACTACCTCGTCAGGTTCGCCGCGGCCAAGGCCGAGTTCGACGCGTGGCGTGCCGATTACGTCGGAGACCAGCCGACCGGGTTGCTCGAGCTGCGCGGGTACAGGGACCCGTACGAGCTGCGGCAGGGTTTGGTGGAGGCCCTACGTGCGCTCGGTGACCAGCGCGCTGCACCCGTTCTTGTCGCGGCGCTTCGCGACCAAGCGTGTGTCTGGTACGCGGCGAGGGCACTGCGGGACATCCACGCGGCCGATCCGGTTGACGCGCTCATGGACGGGCTGGTCATCACGGTCCGCAACGGCAGGATGACCAACGAGATCGCGGCGGTCGCCATCGAATACGGCGTCACACCGGGGCAGGTGATCGCTAGGTTCGACACCGAGGAGACCGAGCAAGGACGGGTCAACCTCCTGGAATTGCTTGCTGATCTCGCCGCCGAACGAGAGGTGCCCGCGACGGCCTTCCTCGCCGCAGTCGACGACGACAACGAAAAGGTCCGCTGGGCTGCTATCCGCGGCCTCACCCACGTCGCCGCGTCCCCCGAGATCGAGGCGACCTTACTCGTGATGACTCTTGACCAGGAGGAATCCGTGCGATGGCGGGCGATCTCGGCACTTCGACAGACACGCGGCAGCGGTACGTCCGTCGGGGGTTACCACAACTTCCCACTCACCGAGGACCTAGTTCGAGAGGCATTCCTTCTCCAGGACGAGCGCGTCGACGGCCGGGTACGGGCCCGGCTAGCCGACCTCAGGGACCCAATGCCGGTCGTCCGAGCCCTCTATAGCCTCGCCGCCGACGGCGACAGCCGGGCCGGCGCCGCTCTTCTCTCGGGCACGGCACTGTTCCGCCTAATCCTTACCGACGAAACCGCGGATGAAGCCAAAGCGGCCTTCGACACGGTGGCCACCCCGGCAGACGTGACCCGTCTCGAGGAATTCCGCGCGGCACAACCCAAGCCACAACCCAAGCGCCGCCGCTGGTTCCGTCGCCGCTGA
- a CDS encoding endonuclease/exonuclease/phosphatase family protein translates to MVLGSLAGLATLVMLGHALVPNRVGRLGSLVETFLPWTGLAVPLLLLCALARRSRAAAVSVLLPAVVWCSLFCGTLVDKREDGGNLTVVTHNVNEHNPRPVRTARALAASGADVVALEELGGPSTAAYERTLAGTYPYHSVQGTVGLWSRYPVADARAVDIAPWPRALRATVRTPEGPVAVFVAHLMSVRFTAGSGFTSDARDAAARRLAAAVRAEPLARTILVGDLNGTTDDRALSELTSQLRSAQAESGAGFGASWPASFPVARIDHILVRGVEPRSAWTLPATGSDHLPVAASVRV, encoded by the coding sequence CTGGTCCTCGGCTCGCTCGCGGGCCTGGCCACGCTGGTGATGCTGGGCCACGCCCTCGTCCCCAACCGGGTCGGCCGTCTCGGCAGCCTCGTCGAGACCTTCCTGCCCTGGACGGGTCTGGCCGTGCCGCTGCTGCTCCTGTGCGCCCTGGCCCGCCGGTCCAGGGCCGCCGCCGTGTCCGTGCTGCTGCCGGCCGTCGTCTGGTGCTCGCTCTTCTGCGGGACACTCGTCGACAAGCGGGAGGACGGTGGCAACCTGACCGTCGTGACGCACAACGTCAACGAACACAATCCGCGGCCGGTGCGCACCGCCCGTGCCCTGGCCGCCTCCGGCGCGGACGTGGTGGCTCTCGAAGAGCTGGGCGGCCCGTCGACAGCGGCGTACGAGAGAACGCTGGCCGGCACCTACCCGTACCACTCCGTGCAGGGCACGGTCGGTCTGTGGAGCAGGTATCCGGTCGCCGACGCCCGTGCGGTCGACATCGCGCCCTGGCCACGTGCGCTGCGCGCCACCGTCCGCACGCCCGAGGGGCCGGTCGCGGTCTTCGTCGCCCATCTGATGTCCGTCCGCTTCACCGCCGGCTCGGGGTTCACCTCCGACGCACGTGACGCGGCCGCACGGCGACTCGCCGCCGCCGTGCGCGCCGAGCCGCTCGCCCGCACGATCCTCGTCGGCGACCTGAACGGCACGACCGACGACCGGGCGTTGTCCGAGCTCACCTCCCAACTGCGGTCCGCGCAGGCCGAGTCGGGCGCTGGGTTCGGTGCCAGCTGGCCGGCCTCGTTCCCGGTGGCCCGGATCGACCACATCCTCGTACGCGGTGTGGAGCCGCGATCCGCCTGGACCCTCCCGGCCACCGGCAGCGACCACCTGCCGGTGGCGGCGTCGGTGCGGGTGTGA
- a CDS encoding D-alanyl-D-alanine carboxypeptidase family protein: MSPVPFSGEPGAGRAQPLWSTDSWLPPRRHDRSGRRFTAGLAAGATALLTLAVLAIAVPTSGNSPGTGAGSLPWPTEGQTSVVVEGLGAHGDLGTRGERTPVPIASVTKVMTAYVILRDRPLRAGEDGPLVTVDRSAANESVSGVESNVPVREGMRLSERQLLELLLIPSGNNIARLLARWNAGSQEAFVTKMNRAARDLGMRHTTYTGASGIEPTTTSTSADQLRLARRVMRDEVFRTIVAMPSTTVPGVPGTIRNTNTLLGTANVIGLKTGSSTPAGGALMWAATASDKDGRDRLILGVVLHQRAGTDPRQGLRAALATSHALIESVRRWLSMTSPGTR; the protein is encoded by the coding sequence ATGTCACCGGTTCCCTTTTCCGGAGAGCCCGGCGCAGGCCGGGCCCAGCCCTTGTGGTCCACCGACTCATGGCTCCCGCCCCGCCGGCACGACCGGTCCGGGCGGCGCTTCACGGCCGGCCTCGCCGCGGGCGCCACCGCACTGCTCACCCTGGCGGTCCTCGCCATCGCCGTGCCCACTTCCGGCAACAGCCCGGGAACCGGAGCGGGTTCGCTGCCGTGGCCGACGGAGGGGCAGACGAGCGTGGTGGTCGAGGGCCTCGGCGCCCATGGTGACCTCGGTACGCGGGGCGAGCGGACACCGGTGCCGATCGCCAGCGTCACCAAGGTGATGACCGCCTACGTGATCCTCCGCGACCGTCCGCTGCGCGCGGGCGAGGACGGCCCCCTCGTCACCGTCGACCGGTCCGCCGCGAACGAGTCCGTCTCGGGCGTGGAGTCGAACGTGCCGGTCCGGGAGGGTATGCGGCTGAGTGAACGACAGCTGCTGGAACTGCTGTTGATCCCCTCCGGCAACAACATCGCCCGGCTGCTGGCCCGTTGGAACGCGGGCTCGCAGGAGGCCTTCGTCACGAAAATGAACCGGGCCGCCCGTGACCTGGGCATGCGCCACACCACGTACACCGGCGCCAGCGGCATCGAACCCACGACCACCAGCACTTCGGCCGACCAGCTGAGGCTGGCCCGCCGGGTCATGCGCGACGAGGTGTTCCGGACCATCGTCGCCATGCCCAGCACCACCGTGCCCGGTGTCCCCGGGACGATCCGCAACACCAACACCCTGCTCGGCACGGCGAACGTGATCGGCCTCAAGACCGGCTCCAGCACTCCCGCCGGCGGCGCCCTGATGTGGGCGGCCACCGCGTCCGACAAGGACGGCCGGGACCGGCTGATCCTCGGAGTGGTGCTGCACCAGCGCGCCGGCACCGACCCCCGGCAGGGGCTGCGGGCCGCTCTCGCCACGAGCCACGCGCTGATCGAGAGCGTACGGCGATGGCTGTCGATGACCTCGCCCGGAACACGGTGA
- a CDS encoding SpoIIE family protein phosphatase: MTAEPFPSDGDEYRPEPPRPTGLLDVLSVAAVVVDADGRIVFWTPQAEELFGYTAEEALGTYAARLFIHPEHLEVVAKLFSDVLETGRSWAGAFPVRLKDGSTRLTEFRNMRLLDDLGDVYALGIAADHSLLQRVETDLALCERLINQSPIGLALMDPDLRYLLVNPALERIDGIPAEDHLGRTLRETLPLPDIDTIESALRQVLTTGTPLLDHYHVGRPPADPEHEHAWSLSFYRLEDPGGRVLGAATSVVDVTERHRVAAEADRARRRLALIADASTRVGTSLEVEQTAQELAEVATGALADVVAVDVLDSALACRRIRRTDNSPEYFRALALKAAHPTVALRAADPPGDLTAYDGDRLVTLCVHTGRPILVAHVGDHDLPRIARDAEAATLLAQAGVHSYLAVPLIAHGEVLGALDLKRTGNPLPFDADDVVLACELAGRAAVAIDNARWFQSVRNTALTLQRSLLPDHPPHHTGLELASRYQPAQATSEVGGDWYDVIPLSDDKTALVVGDVMGNGIDAAATMGRLRTATCAYADLDLAPGAVLQHLDKITCDLEHYIVTCLYAVYDPRTRQCIIANAGHMPPALAGPGHAPALLDLPSGAPLGVGGIPFETTTVELSPGDLLVLYTDGLVETRHHPIDERLNVLLSFLDESHRPLEETCDLLLYGLRTSDDHDDVALLVARAV; encoded by the coding sequence ATGACAGCCGAACCCTTCCCGTCCGACGGTGACGAATACCGCCCCGAGCCGCCCCGGCCGACCGGTCTGCTGGATGTCCTGAGCGTGGCGGCGGTGGTCGTCGACGCCGACGGGCGCATCGTGTTCTGGACCCCGCAGGCGGAGGAGCTCTTCGGCTACACGGCCGAGGAGGCCCTCGGCACGTACGCGGCGCGACTGTTCATCCACCCCGAACACCTCGAGGTCGTGGCGAAGCTGTTCTCGGACGTGCTCGAGACCGGCCGGAGCTGGGCGGGCGCCTTCCCCGTCCGGCTCAAGGACGGCAGCACGCGCCTGACGGAGTTCCGCAACATGCGGCTGCTGGACGATCTCGGAGACGTCTACGCGCTGGGCATCGCGGCCGACCACAGCTTGCTCCAGCGCGTCGAGACCGATCTGGCCCTGTGCGAGCGGCTGATCAACCAGTCCCCCATCGGGCTGGCTCTGATGGACCCGGACCTGCGGTATCTCCTGGTCAACCCGGCCCTGGAGCGCATCGACGGCATTCCCGCCGAGGACCACCTCGGCCGGACGCTGCGGGAGACCCTGCCCCTGCCCGACATCGACACCATCGAGTCCGCGCTGCGTCAGGTGCTCACCACGGGCACTCCGCTGCTCGACCACTACCACGTGGGCCGTCCACCGGCCGATCCGGAACACGAGCACGCCTGGTCCCTCTCGTTCTACCGGCTGGAGGACCCCGGCGGCCGGGTCCTGGGGGCGGCCACCTCGGTCGTCGACGTCACCGAACGGCACCGCGTGGCCGCGGAAGCCGACCGGGCCCGGCGGCGCCTGGCCCTCATCGCCGACGCCTCGACGCGCGTCGGCACGAGCCTTGAAGTGGAGCAGACCGCCCAGGAACTGGCGGAGGTCGCCACCGGAGCGCTCGCGGACGTGGTCGCCGTGGACGTCCTCGACTCGGCGCTGGCCTGCCGGCGTATCCGCAGAACCGACAACAGCCCGGAGTACTTCCGCGCCCTCGCCCTCAAAGCGGCCCACCCCACGGTGGCCCTGCGCGCCGCCGACCCTCCCGGCGACCTGACCGCCTACGACGGTGACCGGCTGGTCACGCTGTGCGTCCACACCGGGCGGCCGATCCTCGTCGCCCATGTCGGCGACCACGATCTGCCGCGCATCGCCCGCGACGCCGAAGCGGCCACGCTCCTGGCGCAGGCCGGCGTCCACTCCTATCTCGCGGTGCCGTTGATCGCTCACGGCGAGGTGCTCGGCGCGCTCGACCTCAAGCGCACCGGCAATCCGCTGCCCTTCGACGCGGACGACGTCGTCCTCGCCTGTGAGCTGGCCGGCCGTGCCGCCGTGGCCATCGACAACGCCCGCTGGTTCCAGAGCGTGCGCAACACCGCCCTCACCCTCCAGCGCAGCCTGCTGCCCGACCATCCCCCGCACCACACCGGTCTGGAACTCGCCTCCCGCTACCAGCCCGCCCAGGCCACCAGCGAGGTCGGCGGGGACTGGTACGACGTCATCCCCCTCAGTGACGACAAGACCGCCCTGGTCGTGGGCGACGTCATGGGCAACGGCATCGACGCCGCCGCCACCATGGGCCGGCTGCGCACCGCCACCTGCGCCTACGCGGACCTCGATCTCGCTCCCGGCGCCGTCCTCCAGCACCTGGACAAGATCACCTGCGATCTGGAGCACTACATCGTCACCTGCCTCTACGCCGTGTACGACCCGCGGACCAGGCAGTGCATCATCGCCAACGCGGGCCACATGCCACCGGCGCTGGCCGGCCCCGGACACGCCCCCGCACTCCTCGATCTGCCCTCGGGAGCCCCGCTCGGGGTCGGCGGCATCCCCTTCGAGACCACCACGGTCGAGCTGAGCCCCGGCGATCTGCTGGTCCTCTACACCGACGGCCTCGTCGAGACCCGCCACCACCCGATCGACGAGCGCCTGAACGTCCTCCTCAGCTTCCTCGACGAATCACACCGCCCGCTCGAGGAGACGTGCGACCTCCTGCTGTACGGCCTGCGCACCTCCGACGACCACGACGACGTCGCCCTTCTGGTGGCCCGGGCCGTGTGA
- a CDS encoding MMPL family transporter has translation MFRRIGSAVVRHPVWTIAAWLIAAVAIVATAPSLPSTSDESSFLPKSYESIKAADLQEEAFPSAFTPSAIALYQRTDGGKMTAADQQDVARITTELGKKNIDQVQKVVPGQPSEDGRYALTLVQMDSKNAGTPKQADAAKVLREDVKELAQGTDLDVKLGGSAAQALDQQDSSKRGEALIGIGTFVIILVTLLIIFRAPILAVLPLILIGVVSAIANGLIAYATKLFDLQANSSISSILIVVLFGVGTDYFLFLIFRYRERLRTGDEPKQAMVNAVARVGEAIASAAGAVIIAFLALVLSTLGFLKQMGPALAIAVAATLVAGLTLIPAVVSLIGPKVFWPSKSWQREPENARFAALGRGVQRRPALTAVVSGLVLLVLSLGTFGYKATFDLASGSMPETKESMVVQDEMQKAYSAGAAAPTDVYLSSTDGEPLDKAAFDAYTKKLGAVDGVASARMTQVNKEGTTADFTVTLQYEASTDKAIDAVDRVRDVAHSDAPEGTEALVGGMSSIYKDIDTAVNHDYRTVFPVAALLIMVILGLLLRSVVAPWYLIASVGLGFGATLGATVWIFQDGAGHSGLMFMLPVIMYLFVVAIGTDYNILMIARLREEAREGREPREAANMAIKHAGPTVAAAGVILAATFATMMLAGNSLLTEMGFAVSFGITIAAFVMAMFFTPSLTALIGHAAWWPGHGDRAEPAADAGSGTAPVTSGAEREAAAEDPAGRLR, from the coding sequence ATGTTCCGACGTATTGGCAGCGCTGTCGTCCGACATCCCGTCTGGACGATCGCGGCATGGCTGATCGCGGCGGTGGCCATCGTGGCCACCGCCCCGAGCCTGCCGTCCACCAGCGACGAGAGCAGTTTCCTGCCCAAGAGTTACGAGTCCATCAAAGCCGCAGACCTCCAGGAGGAGGCGTTCCCCAGCGCCTTCACCCCCTCCGCGATCGCGCTCTACCAGCGCACCGACGGCGGCAAGATGACCGCCGCCGACCAGCAGGACGTCGCCCGGATCACCACCGAGCTGGGCAAGAAGAACATCGACCAGGTGCAGAAGGTCGTCCCCGGCCAGCCGTCCGAGGACGGCAGGTACGCCCTGACGCTGGTTCAGATGGACAGCAAGAACGCCGGTACGCCCAAACAGGCCGACGCGGCAAAGGTGTTACGCGAGGACGTCAAGGAACTCGCCCAGGGTACCGATCTTGACGTCAAGCTCGGCGGCTCCGCAGCACAGGCCCTGGACCAGCAGGACTCGTCCAAACGCGGCGAGGCGCTGATCGGCATCGGCACCTTCGTCATCATCCTGGTGACCCTGCTGATCATCTTCCGGGCGCCGATCCTGGCCGTGCTTCCCCTGATCCTGATCGGCGTGGTGTCCGCGATCGCCAACGGGCTGATCGCGTACGCCACCAAGCTGTTCGACCTCCAGGCCAACAGTTCGATCTCGTCGATCCTGATCGTCGTGCTCTTCGGCGTGGGCACGGACTACTTCCTCTTCCTGATCTTCCGGTACCGCGAACGCCTGCGCACCGGTGACGAACCCAAGCAGGCCATGGTCAACGCGGTGGCCCGGGTCGGCGAGGCCATCGCCTCGGCCGCCGGGGCGGTCATCATCGCCTTCCTCGCACTCGTGCTGTCCACGCTGGGCTTCCTCAAGCAGATGGGGCCGGCGCTGGCCATCGCGGTGGCCGCCACCCTGGTCGCGGGCCTGACCCTGATCCCGGCCGTGGTCTCGCTCATCGGGCCGAAGGTCTTCTGGCCCTCCAAGTCCTGGCAACGGGAGCCGGAGAACGCCCGTTTCGCCGCCCTCGGCCGGGGTGTGCAGCGCCGCCCCGCGCTGACCGCCGTGGTGTCCGGTCTCGTCCTGCTCGTACTGTCGCTGGGCACGTTCGGCTACAAGGCGACGTTCGACCTGGCCTCGGGCTCCATGCCCGAGACCAAGGAGTCCATGGTCGTCCAGGACGAGATGCAGAAGGCGTACTCGGCCGGTGCCGCCGCGCCGACCGACGTCTACCTGTCCAGCACCGACGGTGAGCCGCTCGACAAGGCCGCGTTCGACGCGTACACGAAGAAGCTCGGTGCCGTGGACGGCGTCGCGAGTGCCCGTATGACGCAGGTGAACAAGGAAGGCACCACCGCGGACTTCACCGTCACGCTCCAGTACGAGGCGTCGACGGACAAGGCGATCGACGCGGTGGACCGCGTACGGGATGTCGCGCACTCCGACGCGCCCGAGGGCACCGAGGCCCTGGTCGGCGGCATGTCCTCGATCTACAAGGACATCGACACCGCGGTCAACCACGACTACCGGACGGTCTTCCCCGTCGCCGCGTTGCTGATCATGGTCATCCTGGGGCTGCTGCTGCGCAGCGTGGTCGCCCCCTGGTATCTGATCGCGTCGGTGGGGCTCGGATTCGGCGCCACCCTGGGCGCGACGGTGTGGATCTTCCAGGACGGGGCCGGGCATTCGGGCCTGATGTTCATGCTTCCGGTGATCATGTATCTCTTCGTGGTCGCCATCGGCACCGACTACAACATCCTCATGATCGCCCGGCTCCGTGAGGAGGCACGTGAGGGCCGCGAACCGCGCGAGGCAGCCAACATGGCGATCAAACACGCCGGTCCGACCGTGGCCGCCGCGGGTGTCATCCTCGCGGCGACCTTCGCCACGATGATGCTGGCGGGCAACTCCCTGCTCACGGAGATGGGGTTCGCCGTCTCCTTCGGCATCACGATCGCCGCGTTCGTCATGGCGATGTTCTTCACCCCGAGCCTCACCGCGCTGATCGGCCACGCGGCGTGGTGGCCGGGGCACGGGGACCGGGCGGAACCGGCGGCCGACGCGGGTAGCGGCACCGCACCCGTCACCTCCGGTGCGGAACGGGAGGCGGCGGCTGAGGATCCGGCGGGGCGCCTGCGCTAG
- a CDS encoding IS630 family transposase, with translation MPGPKPLLLELSDRERRVLRGWVRKRTAGQALVLRSRIVLACAEGQPNAQVAQELGVSRETVRKWRSRFAADRLEGLVDKPRSGAPRKVTDEQVEGLVARTLDQAPPRGDSPRPSTRSMAEATGMSQSAVSRIWRAFGLKPHIVQTWKLSTDPQFVTKVRDVVGIYLSPPENALVLAVDEKSQIQALDRTQPVLPLVPTAPARMTHDYVRHGTTSLFAALDIVSGSVIAQHYRRHRHQEFLRFLKTIDAAVPKDLDLHLVLDNYATHKTEVVKKWLLRHPRFHLHFTPTSASWLNLVERWFAELTCRKLRRSAHHSVLDLERDIRGWINEWNNNPKPFVWTKTADEILETLASYCTRITGSGHEGRLATGVSHAWH, from the coding sequence ATGCCGGGTCCGAAGCCGTTGCTGTTGGAGTTGTCCGATCGCGAACGCAGAGTGTTGCGGGGCTGGGTGCGTAAGCGGACGGCGGGGCAAGCCCTGGTGTTGCGGTCGAGGATCGTACTGGCGTGCGCCGAAGGTCAGCCGAACGCGCAGGTCGCGCAGGAGCTCGGGGTCTCACGGGAGACGGTGCGCAAGTGGCGCTCGCGGTTCGCTGCCGACCGGCTGGAGGGTCTGGTCGACAAGCCGCGATCGGGGGCGCCGCGGAAGGTCACCGACGAGCAGGTCGAGGGTCTGGTCGCGAGGACACTCGATCAGGCTCCGCCGAGGGGTGACTCGCCTCGGCCATCGACGCGGTCGATGGCCGAGGCGACGGGCATGTCTCAGTCGGCGGTCTCGAGGATCTGGCGGGCGTTCGGGCTCAAGCCGCACATCGTGCAGACCTGGAAGCTCTCTACCGATCCACAGTTCGTGACCAAGGTCCGTGACGTGGTCGGCATCTACCTCTCCCCGCCGGAGAATGCCCTGGTTCTGGCGGTGGACGAGAAGTCGCAGATCCAGGCCCTGGACCGCACCCAGCCGGTGCTGCCGCTGGTGCCGACGGCGCCAGCGCGGATGACGCACGACTACGTACGTCACGGCACGACCAGTCTGTTCGCCGCCCTGGACATCGTCTCCGGCTCGGTCATCGCTCAGCACTACCGGCGCCACCGCCACCAGGAGTTCCTGCGCTTCCTGAAGACCATCGACGCCGCTGTACCGAAGGATCTGGACCTGCATCTGGTCCTGGACAACTACGCCACCCACAAGACCGAAGTGGTCAAGAAGTGGCTGTTGCGCCATCCCCGCTTCCACCTGCACTTCACCCCCACCTCCGCGTCCTGGCTCAACCTCGTCGAGCGCTGGTTCGCAGAGCTGACCTGCCGCAAGCTCCGCCGCTCGGCCCACCACAGCGTCCTCGATCTCGAACGTGACATCCGCGGCTGGATCAACGAGTGGAACAACAACCCCAAACCCTTCGTGTGGACCAAGACCGCCGACGAGATCCTCGAGACCCTCGCCTCATACTGCACACGAATTACCGGCTCAGGACACGAGGGTCGGCTGGCGACCGGTGTGTCCCACGCGTGGCACTGA
- a CDS encoding SpoIIE family protein phosphatase, with product MDSARNGSDEQPTPAGPRDLLDASTDAAAVVAADGIVIGWTRGAEELLGHPAQEVVGGSAARLLAMPGDPARVAGVADRCRAGMGWSGLIPVRHRDGRSLDVDLRVSACFRIGEDECFLLSARERRPQWTVGQSVLDGFLTRSPVGMAVMDTELRYVWLNDTLERFGGVPREQRLGRRLSELLPGLQAETIEGLMRKVLTTGVPVTDYEYVGWSWADPHRRHAYSTSFFPLVDAEDSVTGVCYMVLDVTERWNARQLLSMVNEAGTRIGTTLDVLRTAQELADFAVPRFADFVVVDLLEPVLSTEGHGAWLTDAGPAPATPRMRRAGLSSVREGCPEAVARVGERVDFLPPSHDARLFLDGEPILIPVLDPSDDVWMAEQPARAESIREFGLHSLISVPMHARNTALGLTTFVRSLNPVSFQPDDVLLARELVARAALCVDNARRYTREHTAAVTLQRSLLPQALTGGTALEVASFYQPADPTGGVGGDWFDVIPLSGARVALVVGDVVGHGITAAATMGRLRTAVQTLADMEMPPDELLAHLDDLVLRLSEPKSDDDAAVQSATAFLGATCLYAVYDPVRRRCTMARAGHPPPVVITPDGQVSFPELPAGPPLGLGGLAFESAEIELAENSLLGLYTDGLVENADRDMERGMVRLGDALARPASDLTTLCTSAARQLVPVPQPDDIALLLARTHGLGADHVASWDVPADPAAVADIRARATRRVEEWGLADLAMTTELIVSELVTNAIRHAAPPIRLRLLRDARLTCEVADASSTAPRLRHARSMDEGGRGLFLVAQLTRRWGARYTADGKIIWAEQEIP from the coding sequence ATGGATTCTGCGCGAAATGGTTCCGATGAGCAGCCGACACCGGCGGGGCCGCGCGACCTGCTCGACGCGTCCACCGACGCGGCGGCGGTCGTAGCGGCCGACGGCATTGTGATCGGCTGGACCCGGGGCGCCGAAGAACTCCTCGGCCACCCGGCACAAGAGGTGGTCGGCGGCTCCGCCGCGCGGCTGCTGGCGATGCCAGGGGATCCGGCACGTGTCGCCGGTGTCGCGGACCGCTGCCGCGCCGGAATGGGGTGGAGCGGCCTCATCCCCGTACGGCACCGTGACGGCCGGTCCCTCGACGTCGACCTGCGCGTCTCCGCGTGTTTCCGTATCGGCGAGGACGAGTGCTTCCTGCTCTCGGCGCGGGAGCGGCGGCCGCAATGGACGGTCGGCCAGTCCGTCCTCGACGGATTCCTGACGCGCTCGCCGGTCGGCATGGCGGTCATGGACACCGAGCTGCGCTACGTCTGGCTCAACGACACGCTGGAACGCTTCGGCGGCGTGCCCCGGGAGCAGCGGCTGGGCCGCCGGCTGAGCGAGCTGTTGCCCGGTCTGCAGGCGGAGACCATCGAGGGGCTGATGCGCAAGGTGCTGACGACCGGCGTCCCGGTGACCGACTACGAGTACGTGGGATGGAGCTGGGCCGATCCCCACCGCCGGCACGCCTACTCCACGTCGTTCTTCCCCCTGGTGGACGCCGAGGACTCCGTCACCGGAGTCTGCTACATGGTCCTCGACGTCACCGAGCGATGGAACGCCCGCCAGCTCCTGTCGATGGTCAACGAGGCCGGAACGCGCATCGGCACCACGCTCGACGTGCTGCGGACGGCACAGGAACTGGCCGACTTCGCCGTTCCCCGCTTCGCGGACTTCGTCGTCGTAGACCTTCTGGAGCCCGTCCTCAGCACCGAGGGGCACGGGGCCTGGCTGACCGACGCGGGACCGGCACCCGCCACGCCGAGGATGCGACGCGCCGGACTGAGCTCGGTGCGAGAGGGCTGTCCCGAGGCCGTGGCGCGGGTCGGGGAGAGGGTGGACTTCCTTCCCCCGTCGCACGACGCCCGGCTCTTCCTCGACGGCGAGCCGATCCTCATCCCGGTCCTCGACCCGTCCGACGACGTCTGGATGGCCGAGCAGCCGGCGAGAGCGGAGAGCATCCGCGAGTTCGGGCTGCATTCCCTCATCTCCGTGCCGATGCACGCGCGGAACACCGCCCTGGGCCTGACCACGTTCGTACGGTCGCTCAATCCCGTCTCCTTCCAGCCCGACGACGTCCTGCTGGCCCGGGAGCTGGTGGCACGCGCCGCGCTCTGCGTCGACAACGCCCGCCGCTACACCCGCGAGCACACGGCGGCGGTCACGCTGCAGCGCAGTCTGCTGCCCCAGGCGCTGACGGGCGGCACCGCGCTGGAGGTGGCCTCCTTCTACCAGCCGGCCGACCCGACGGGCGGGGTGGGCGGCGACTGGTTCGATGTGATCCCGCTGTCCGGCGCCCGCGTGGCGCTCGTCGTCGGCGATGTGGTCGGGCACGGCATCACCGCGGCGGCGACCATGGGCCGGCTGCGCACCGCGGTGCAGACCCTCGCCGACATGGAGATGCCTCCCGACGAACTGCTGGCGCACCTCGACGACCTGGTGCTCCGGCTGAGCGAGCCGAAGAGCGACGACGACGCGGCCGTACAGAGCGCGACCGCCTTCCTGGGGGCAACCTGTCTGTACGCCGTCTACGACCCGGTGCGCAGGCGCTGCACGATGGCCCGGGCCGGCCATCCACCGCCAGTCGTCATCACCCCCGACGGCCAGGTCTCCTTCCCCGAACTGCCCGCCGGGCCGCCGCTCGGGCTGGGGGGACTGGCGTTCGAGTCCGCCGAGATCGAACTCGCTGAGAACAGCCTGCTCGGTCTCTACACGGACGGCCTCGTCGAGAATGCCGACCGCGACATGGAGCGGGGCATGGTCCGGCTCGGCGACGCGCTGGCCCGGCCGGCCTCCGATCTCACCACGCTCTGTACCTCCGCGGCGCGGCAGCTCGTACCCGTGCCCCAACCCGACGACATCGCCCTTCTCCTGGCCCGCACCCACGGCCTGGGCGCCGACCATGTCGCCTCGTGGGACGTGCCCGCGGACCCGGCAGCCGTCGCCGACATCCGAGCGCGGGCGACCCGCCGGGTGGAGGAGTGGGGGCTGGCGGATCTGGCCATGACGACCGAGCTCATCGTGAGCGAGCTGGTCACCAACGCGATCCGCCACGCCGCGCCGCCCATCCGGCTACGGCTGCTCCGCGACGCCCGCCTCACCTGCGAGGTCGCCGACGCCAGCAGCACCGCCCCGCGGCTGAGACACGCCCGGAGCATGGACGAAGGCGGCCGCGGTCTCTTCCTGGTGGCCCAGCTCACCCGTCGCTGGGGCGCCCGGTACACGGCCGACGGGAAGATCATCTGGGCGGAGCAGGAGATCCCGTGA